The following proteins are encoded in a genomic region of Lutra lutra chromosome 16, mLutLut1.2, whole genome shotgun sequence:
- the ENGASE gene encoding cytosolic endo-beta-N-acetylglucosaminidase isoform X3 codes for MEAAGPVTRAAARKRAPTIPEEPERRPGQRRPRRRIEEQEEAVFREVVSFTPEPLPARYYDKDTTKPVSFYFSSLEELLAWTPDVEDSFNVALEPSECRQPPLSSQRPRTLLCHDMMGGYLDDKFIQGSAVRSPYCFYHWQCIDIFVYFSHHTVTIPPVGWTNAAHRHGVCVLGTFITEWKDGAQLCEAFLAGDERSYRAVADQLVLIAQFFRFDGWLVNIENSLSPTAVGNVPHFLRYLSAQLHQRVPGGLVLWYDSVVSSGQLKWQDELNQHNRVFFDACDGFFTNYNWREEHLERMRGPAGGRRADVYVGVDVFARSNVVGGQFDTHKSLELIRKHGFSAALFAPGWVYECLEKKDFFQNQDKFWALLERYLPTHSICSLPFVTSFCLGMGTRRVRYGQEEAVGPWYHPSAQEIQPLFAEHRPEGAGRGWVRTSCCLADAWHGGSSLLIRGVIPPEVGPVAVRLFSLHVPVPPKIFLSLVYKLEGPSAVEVALELTTGDAGSCHVGGLWTLDETSSRHSPRPLRVPPTKLARWVGRCGQQLHGGWVQRCYEVNLRGCLLGDLLVSFARPAGSREEASFVCRLGEIQQVVDADSLLRPLPRVQAVTVSRVCWQPATSEEEEEEGVVPARLRLSCTLHWSYLLSPIRCFRIHCLPGSFGGSPQGGLPGPDKPALLGLAFVNQYRVVELPVAAVGPGRDSRVQFLVEPVPKEGFLVPQAEWGRAALLYSLPQL; via the exons AATTGAGGAGCAAGAAGAAGCCGTCTTTCGTGAAGTGGTCAGTTTTACCCCGGAGCCTTTGCCAG CTAGGTATTATGACAAGGACACCACCAAACCTGTCAGTTTTTACTTCTCTTCACTGGAAGAACTCCTGGCGTGGACGCCTGACGTGGAGGACAGCTTCAACGTGGCCTTGGAGCCCTCCGAGTGCCGGCAGCCCCCCTTGAGCAGCCAGAGGCCCCGGACCCTGCTGTGCCATGACATGATGGGCGGGTATCTCGATGACAA GTTCATTCAGGGCTCGGCGGTGCGTAGCCCCTACTGCTTCTACCACTGGCAGTGCATCGACATCTTCGTGTACTTCAGCCACCACACCGTGACCATCCCCCCCGTGGGTTGGACCAACGCTGCCCATCGGCATGGGGTCTGCGTGCTGG GGACCTTCATCACTGAGTGGAAGGACGGTGCGCAGCTCTGCGAAGCCTTTCTGGCCGGGGACGAGCGCTCGTACCGAGCCGTGGCAGACCAGCTGGTCCTCATTGCCCAGTTCTTCCGCTTCGATGGCTGGCTGGTCAACATCGAGAACTCTCTGAGT cCGACAGCGGTGGGCAACGTGCCCCACTTCCTGCGCTACCTGAGCGCCCAGCTCCATCAGCGGGTGCCTGGGGGCTTGGTGCTGTGGTACGACAGCGTGGTGAGCAGCGGGCAGCTCAAGTGGCAGGATGAACTCAACCAGCACAACCG GGTCTTCTTCGACGCGTGCGACGGCTTCTTCACCAACTACAACTGGCGGGAGGAACACCTGGAGCGCATGCGCGGCCCGGCGGGGGGGCGCCGCGCCGACGTGTACGTGGGCGTGGACGTGTTCGCGCGGAGCAACGTCGTGGGAGGCCAGTTCGACACGCACAAG TCGCTGGAGCTGATCCGGAAGCACGGCTTCTCCGCGGCTCTCTTCGCCCCTGGCTGGGTGTACGAGTGTTTGGAGAAGAAGGATTTCTTCCAGAACCAGGACAA GTTCTGGGCTTTGCTGGAACGCTACCTGCCCACACACAGCATCTGTTCTTTGCCCTTCGTCACCTCTTTCTGCCTGGGCATGGGGACACGGCGAGTGCGCTACGGACAG GAGGAGGCGGTGGGGCCCTGGTACCACCCCAGCGCCCAGGAGATCCAGCCCCTGTTTGCGGAGCACAGGCCGGAAGGGGCCGGCCGGGGCTGGGTGAGGACGAGCTGCTGTCTGGCGGATGCCTGGCATGGGggcagctccctgctcatccGTGGGGTGATTCCACCCGAGGTCGGACCCGTGGCCGTGAG GCTGTTCTCTCTGCACGTGCCCGTGCCTCCCAAAATTTTCCTGTCTTTGGTGTATAAACTAGAAGGGCCCTCGGCTGTCGAGGTGGCATTGGAGCTCACCACGGGGGACGCAGGCAGCTGCCACGTTGGTGGCCTCTGGACGCTGGATG AAACCAGCTCAAGGCACAGCCCCCGGCCCCTCCGGGTGCCCCCCACCAAGCTGGCCAGATGGGTGGGCCGCTGCGGCCAACAGCTCCATGGGGGCTGGGTCCAGCG CTGCTACGAGGTGAACCTGCGGGGCTGCCTCCTGGGAGACCTGCTCGTTAGCTTTGCGCGGCCTGCGGGCAGCCGGGAGGAAGCGAGCTTCGTCTGCAGGCTCGGGGAGATCCAG caggTGGTGGATGCCGACAGCCTGCTCCGCCCGCTGCCCCGGGTGCAGGCCGTCACTGTGTCCCGCGTTTGCTGGCAGCCGGCCACgtccgaggaggaggaggaggagggggtcgTCCCTGCCCGACTGCGACTCAGCTGCACCCTGCACTGGTCCTACCTCCTCTCTCCCATTCGATGCTTCCGGATCCACTGCCTCCCAGGGAGCTTCGGGGGCTCTCCGCAAGGGGGGCTGCCGGGGCCCGACAAACCCGCGCTCCTGGGCCTGGCCTTCGTCAACCAGTACCGGGTAGTGGAGCTGCCAGTGGCGGCCGTGGGGCCCGGCAGGGACAGCCGTGTGCAGTTCTTGGTGGAGCCCGTCCCTAAGGAGGGGTTCCTGGTGCCACAGGCCGAGTGGGGCAGGGCAGCCCTGCTCTACTCCCTGCCCCAGCTGTGA
- the ENGASE gene encoding cytosolic endo-beta-N-acetylglucosaminidase isoform X2 produces the protein MEAAGPVTRAAARKRAPTIPEEPERRPGQRRPRRRIEEQEEAVFREVVSFTPEPLPARYYDKDTTKPVSFYFSSLEELLAWTPDVEDSFNVALEPSECRQPPLSSQRPRTLLCHDMMGGYLDDKFIQGSAVRSPYCFYHWQCIDIFVYFSHHTVTIPPVGWTNAAHRHGVCVLGTFITEWKDGAQLCEAFLAGDERSYRAVADQLVLIAQFFRFDGWLVNIENSLSPTAVGNVPHFLRYLSAQLHQRVPGGLVLWYDSVVSSGQLKWQDELNQHNRVFFDACDGFFTNYNWREEHLERMRGPAGGRRADVYVGVDVFARSNVVGGQFDTHKSLELIRKHGFSAALFAPGWVYECLEKKDFFQNQDKFWALLERYLPTHSICSLPFVTSFCLGMGTRRVRYGQEEAVGPWYHPSAQEIQPLFAEHRPEGAGRGWVRTSCCLADAWHGGSSLLIRGVIPPEVGPVAVRLFSLHVPVPPKIFLSLVYKLEGPSAVEVALELTTGDAGSCHVGGLWTLDAETSSRHSPRPLRVPPTKLARWVGRCGQQLHGGWVQRCYEVNLRGCLLGDLLVSFARPAGSREEASFVCRLGEIQVVDADSLLRPLPRVQAVTVSRVCWQPATSEEEEEEGVVPARLRLSCTLHWSYLLSPIRCFRIHCLPGSFGGSPQGGLPGPDKPALLGLAFVNQYRVVELPVAAVGPGRDSRVQFLVEPVPKEGFLVPQAEWGRAALLYSLPQL, from the exons AATTGAGGAGCAAGAAGAAGCCGTCTTTCGTGAAGTGGTCAGTTTTACCCCGGAGCCTTTGCCAG CTAGGTATTATGACAAGGACACCACCAAACCTGTCAGTTTTTACTTCTCTTCACTGGAAGAACTCCTGGCGTGGACGCCTGACGTGGAGGACAGCTTCAACGTGGCCTTGGAGCCCTCCGAGTGCCGGCAGCCCCCCTTGAGCAGCCAGAGGCCCCGGACCCTGCTGTGCCATGACATGATGGGCGGGTATCTCGATGACAA GTTCATTCAGGGCTCGGCGGTGCGTAGCCCCTACTGCTTCTACCACTGGCAGTGCATCGACATCTTCGTGTACTTCAGCCACCACACCGTGACCATCCCCCCCGTGGGTTGGACCAACGCTGCCCATCGGCATGGGGTCTGCGTGCTGG GGACCTTCATCACTGAGTGGAAGGACGGTGCGCAGCTCTGCGAAGCCTTTCTGGCCGGGGACGAGCGCTCGTACCGAGCCGTGGCAGACCAGCTGGTCCTCATTGCCCAGTTCTTCCGCTTCGATGGCTGGCTGGTCAACATCGAGAACTCTCTGAGT cCGACAGCGGTGGGCAACGTGCCCCACTTCCTGCGCTACCTGAGCGCCCAGCTCCATCAGCGGGTGCCTGGGGGCTTGGTGCTGTGGTACGACAGCGTGGTGAGCAGCGGGCAGCTCAAGTGGCAGGATGAACTCAACCAGCACAACCG GGTCTTCTTCGACGCGTGCGACGGCTTCTTCACCAACTACAACTGGCGGGAGGAACACCTGGAGCGCATGCGCGGCCCGGCGGGGGGGCGCCGCGCCGACGTGTACGTGGGCGTGGACGTGTTCGCGCGGAGCAACGTCGTGGGAGGCCAGTTCGACACGCACAAG TCGCTGGAGCTGATCCGGAAGCACGGCTTCTCCGCGGCTCTCTTCGCCCCTGGCTGGGTGTACGAGTGTTTGGAGAAGAAGGATTTCTTCCAGAACCAGGACAA GTTCTGGGCTTTGCTGGAACGCTACCTGCCCACACACAGCATCTGTTCTTTGCCCTTCGTCACCTCTTTCTGCCTGGGCATGGGGACACGGCGAGTGCGCTACGGACAG GAGGAGGCGGTGGGGCCCTGGTACCACCCCAGCGCCCAGGAGATCCAGCCCCTGTTTGCGGAGCACAGGCCGGAAGGGGCCGGCCGGGGCTGGGTGAGGACGAGCTGCTGTCTGGCGGATGCCTGGCATGGGggcagctccctgctcatccGTGGGGTGATTCCACCCGAGGTCGGACCCGTGGCCGTGAG GCTGTTCTCTCTGCACGTGCCCGTGCCTCCCAAAATTTTCCTGTCTTTGGTGTATAAACTAGAAGGGCCCTCGGCTGTCGAGGTGGCATTGGAGCTCACCACGGGGGACGCAGGCAGCTGCCACGTTGGTGGCCTCTGGACGCTGGATG CAGAAACCAGCTCAAGGCACAGCCCCCGGCCCCTCCGGGTGCCCCCCACCAAGCTGGCCAGATGGGTGGGCCGCTGCGGCCAACAGCTCCATGGGGGCTGGGTCCAGCG CTGCTACGAGGTGAACCTGCGGGGCTGCCTCCTGGGAGACCTGCTCGTTAGCTTTGCGCGGCCTGCGGGCAGCCGGGAGGAAGCGAGCTTCGTCTGCAGGCTCGGGGAGATCCAG gTGGTGGATGCCGACAGCCTGCTCCGCCCGCTGCCCCGGGTGCAGGCCGTCACTGTGTCCCGCGTTTGCTGGCAGCCGGCCACgtccgaggaggaggaggaggagggggtcgTCCCTGCCCGACTGCGACTCAGCTGCACCCTGCACTGGTCCTACCTCCTCTCTCCCATTCGATGCTTCCGGATCCACTGCCTCCCAGGGAGCTTCGGGGGCTCTCCGCAAGGGGGGCTGCCGGGGCCCGACAAACCCGCGCTCCTGGGCCTGGCCTTCGTCAACCAGTACCGGGTAGTGGAGCTGCCAGTGGCGGCCGTGGGGCCCGGCAGGGACAGCCGTGTGCAGTTCTTGGTGGAGCCCGTCCCTAAGGAGGGGTTCCTGGTGCCACAGGCCGAGTGGGGCAGGGCAGCCCTGCTCTACTCCCTGCCCCAGCTGTGA
- the ENGASE gene encoding cytosolic endo-beta-N-acetylglucosaminidase isoform X5, translating to MMGGYLDDKFIQGSAVRSPYCFYHWQCIDIFVYFSHHTVTIPPVGWTNAAHRHGVCVLGTFITEWKDGAQLCEAFLAGDERSYRAVADQLVLIAQFFRFDGWLVNIENSLSPTAVGNVPHFLRYLSAQLHQRVPGGLVLWYDSVVSSGQLKWQDELNQHNRVFFDACDGFFTNYNWREEHLERMRGPAGGRRADVYVGVDVFARSNVVGGQFDTHKSLELIRKHGFSAALFAPGWVYECLEKKDFFQNQDKFWALLERYLPTHSICSLPFVTSFCLGMGTRRVRYGQEEAVGPWYHPSAQEIQPLFAEHRPEGAGRGWVRTSCCLADAWHGGSSLLIRGVIPPEVGPVAVRLFSLHVPVPPKIFLSLVYKLEGPSAVEVALELTTGDAGSCHVGGLWTLDAETSSRHSPRPLRVPPTKLARWVGRCGQQLHGGWVQRCYEVNLRGCLLGDLLVSFARPAGSREEASFVCRLGEIQQVVDADSLLRPLPRVQAVTVSRVCWQPATSEEEEEEGVVPARLRLSCTLHWSYLLSPIRCFRIHCLPGSFGGSPQGGLPGPDKPALLGLAFVNQYRVVELPVAAVGPGRDSRVQFLVEPVPKEGFLVPQAEWGRAALLYSLPQL from the exons ATGATGGGCGGGTATCTCGATGACAA GTTCATTCAGGGCTCGGCGGTGCGTAGCCCCTACTGCTTCTACCACTGGCAGTGCATCGACATCTTCGTGTACTTCAGCCACCACACCGTGACCATCCCCCCCGTGGGTTGGACCAACGCTGCCCATCGGCATGGGGTCTGCGTGCTGG GGACCTTCATCACTGAGTGGAAGGACGGTGCGCAGCTCTGCGAAGCCTTTCTGGCCGGGGACGAGCGCTCGTACCGAGCCGTGGCAGACCAGCTGGTCCTCATTGCCCAGTTCTTCCGCTTCGATGGCTGGCTGGTCAACATCGAGAACTCTCTGAGT cCGACAGCGGTGGGCAACGTGCCCCACTTCCTGCGCTACCTGAGCGCCCAGCTCCATCAGCGGGTGCCTGGGGGCTTGGTGCTGTGGTACGACAGCGTGGTGAGCAGCGGGCAGCTCAAGTGGCAGGATGAACTCAACCAGCACAACCG GGTCTTCTTCGACGCGTGCGACGGCTTCTTCACCAACTACAACTGGCGGGAGGAACACCTGGAGCGCATGCGCGGCCCGGCGGGGGGGCGCCGCGCCGACGTGTACGTGGGCGTGGACGTGTTCGCGCGGAGCAACGTCGTGGGAGGCCAGTTCGACACGCACAAG TCGCTGGAGCTGATCCGGAAGCACGGCTTCTCCGCGGCTCTCTTCGCCCCTGGCTGGGTGTACGAGTGTTTGGAGAAGAAGGATTTCTTCCAGAACCAGGACAA GTTCTGGGCTTTGCTGGAACGCTACCTGCCCACACACAGCATCTGTTCTTTGCCCTTCGTCACCTCTTTCTGCCTGGGCATGGGGACACGGCGAGTGCGCTACGGACAG GAGGAGGCGGTGGGGCCCTGGTACCACCCCAGCGCCCAGGAGATCCAGCCCCTGTTTGCGGAGCACAGGCCGGAAGGGGCCGGCCGGGGCTGGGTGAGGACGAGCTGCTGTCTGGCGGATGCCTGGCATGGGggcagctccctgctcatccGTGGGGTGATTCCACCCGAGGTCGGACCCGTGGCCGTGAG GCTGTTCTCTCTGCACGTGCCCGTGCCTCCCAAAATTTTCCTGTCTTTGGTGTATAAACTAGAAGGGCCCTCGGCTGTCGAGGTGGCATTGGAGCTCACCACGGGGGACGCAGGCAGCTGCCACGTTGGTGGCCTCTGGACGCTGGATG CAGAAACCAGCTCAAGGCACAGCCCCCGGCCCCTCCGGGTGCCCCCCACCAAGCTGGCCAGATGGGTGGGCCGCTGCGGCCAACAGCTCCATGGGGGCTGGGTCCAGCG CTGCTACGAGGTGAACCTGCGGGGCTGCCTCCTGGGAGACCTGCTCGTTAGCTTTGCGCGGCCTGCGGGCAGCCGGGAGGAAGCGAGCTTCGTCTGCAGGCTCGGGGAGATCCAG caggTGGTGGATGCCGACAGCCTGCTCCGCCCGCTGCCCCGGGTGCAGGCCGTCACTGTGTCCCGCGTTTGCTGGCAGCCGGCCACgtccgaggaggaggaggaggagggggtcgTCCCTGCCCGACTGCGACTCAGCTGCACCCTGCACTGGTCCTACCTCCTCTCTCCCATTCGATGCTTCCGGATCCACTGCCTCCCAGGGAGCTTCGGGGGCTCTCCGCAAGGGGGGCTGCCGGGGCCCGACAAACCCGCGCTCCTGGGCCTGGCCTTCGTCAACCAGTACCGGGTAGTGGAGCTGCCAGTGGCGGCCGTGGGGCCCGGCAGGGACAGCCGTGTGCAGTTCTTGGTGGAGCCCGTCCCTAAGGAGGGGTTCCTGGTGCCACAGGCCGAGTGGGGCAGGGCAGCCCTGCTCTACTCCCTGCCCCAGCTGTGA
- the ENGASE gene encoding cytosolic endo-beta-N-acetylglucosaminidase isoform X4 produces MEAAGPVTRAAARKRAPTIPEEPERRPGQRRPRRRIEEQEEAVFREVVSFTPEPLPARYYDKDTTKPVSFYFSSLEELLAWTPDVEDSFNVALEPSECRQPPLSSQRPRTLLCHDMMGGYLDDKFIQGSAVRSPYCFYHWQCIDIFVYFSHHTVTIPPVGWTNAAHRHGVCVLGTFITEWKDGAQLCEAFLAGDERSYRAVADQLVLIAQFFRFDGWLVNIENSLSPTAVGNVPHFLRYLSAQLHQRVPGGLVLWYDSVVSSGQLKWQDELNQHNRVFFDACDGFFTNYNWREEHLERMRGPAGGRRADVYVGVDVFARSNVVGGQFDTHKSLELIRKHGFSAALFAPGWVYECLEKKDFFQNQDKFWALLERYLPTHSICSLPFVTSFCLGMGTRRVRYGQEEAVGPWYHPSAQEIQPLFAEHRPEGAGRGWVRTSCCLADAWHGGSSLLIRGVIPPEVGPVAVRLFSLHVPVPPKIFLSLVYKLEGPSAVEVALELTTGDAGSCHVGGLWTLDETSSRHSPRPLRVPPTKLARWVGRCGQQLHGGWVQRCYEVNLRGCLLGDLLVSFARPAGSREEASFVCRLGEIQVVDADSLLRPLPRVQAVTVSRVCWQPATSEEEEEEGVVPARLRLSCTLHWSYLLSPIRCFRIHCLPGSFGGSPQGGLPGPDKPALLGLAFVNQYRVVELPVAAVGPGRDSRVQFLVEPVPKEGFLVPQAEWGRAALLYSLPQL; encoded by the exons AATTGAGGAGCAAGAAGAAGCCGTCTTTCGTGAAGTGGTCAGTTTTACCCCGGAGCCTTTGCCAG CTAGGTATTATGACAAGGACACCACCAAACCTGTCAGTTTTTACTTCTCTTCACTGGAAGAACTCCTGGCGTGGACGCCTGACGTGGAGGACAGCTTCAACGTGGCCTTGGAGCCCTCCGAGTGCCGGCAGCCCCCCTTGAGCAGCCAGAGGCCCCGGACCCTGCTGTGCCATGACATGATGGGCGGGTATCTCGATGACAA GTTCATTCAGGGCTCGGCGGTGCGTAGCCCCTACTGCTTCTACCACTGGCAGTGCATCGACATCTTCGTGTACTTCAGCCACCACACCGTGACCATCCCCCCCGTGGGTTGGACCAACGCTGCCCATCGGCATGGGGTCTGCGTGCTGG GGACCTTCATCACTGAGTGGAAGGACGGTGCGCAGCTCTGCGAAGCCTTTCTGGCCGGGGACGAGCGCTCGTACCGAGCCGTGGCAGACCAGCTGGTCCTCATTGCCCAGTTCTTCCGCTTCGATGGCTGGCTGGTCAACATCGAGAACTCTCTGAGT cCGACAGCGGTGGGCAACGTGCCCCACTTCCTGCGCTACCTGAGCGCCCAGCTCCATCAGCGGGTGCCTGGGGGCTTGGTGCTGTGGTACGACAGCGTGGTGAGCAGCGGGCAGCTCAAGTGGCAGGATGAACTCAACCAGCACAACCG GGTCTTCTTCGACGCGTGCGACGGCTTCTTCACCAACTACAACTGGCGGGAGGAACACCTGGAGCGCATGCGCGGCCCGGCGGGGGGGCGCCGCGCCGACGTGTACGTGGGCGTGGACGTGTTCGCGCGGAGCAACGTCGTGGGAGGCCAGTTCGACACGCACAAG TCGCTGGAGCTGATCCGGAAGCACGGCTTCTCCGCGGCTCTCTTCGCCCCTGGCTGGGTGTACGAGTGTTTGGAGAAGAAGGATTTCTTCCAGAACCAGGACAA GTTCTGGGCTTTGCTGGAACGCTACCTGCCCACACACAGCATCTGTTCTTTGCCCTTCGTCACCTCTTTCTGCCTGGGCATGGGGACACGGCGAGTGCGCTACGGACAG GAGGAGGCGGTGGGGCCCTGGTACCACCCCAGCGCCCAGGAGATCCAGCCCCTGTTTGCGGAGCACAGGCCGGAAGGGGCCGGCCGGGGCTGGGTGAGGACGAGCTGCTGTCTGGCGGATGCCTGGCATGGGggcagctccctgctcatccGTGGGGTGATTCCACCCGAGGTCGGACCCGTGGCCGTGAG GCTGTTCTCTCTGCACGTGCCCGTGCCTCCCAAAATTTTCCTGTCTTTGGTGTATAAACTAGAAGGGCCCTCGGCTGTCGAGGTGGCATTGGAGCTCACCACGGGGGACGCAGGCAGCTGCCACGTTGGTGGCCTCTGGACGCTGGATG AAACCAGCTCAAGGCACAGCCCCCGGCCCCTCCGGGTGCCCCCCACCAAGCTGGCCAGATGGGTGGGCCGCTGCGGCCAACAGCTCCATGGGGGCTGGGTCCAGCG CTGCTACGAGGTGAACCTGCGGGGCTGCCTCCTGGGAGACCTGCTCGTTAGCTTTGCGCGGCCTGCGGGCAGCCGGGAGGAAGCGAGCTTCGTCTGCAGGCTCGGGGAGATCCAG gTGGTGGATGCCGACAGCCTGCTCCGCCCGCTGCCCCGGGTGCAGGCCGTCACTGTGTCCCGCGTTTGCTGGCAGCCGGCCACgtccgaggaggaggaggaggagggggtcgTCCCTGCCCGACTGCGACTCAGCTGCACCCTGCACTGGTCCTACCTCCTCTCTCCCATTCGATGCTTCCGGATCCACTGCCTCCCAGGGAGCTTCGGGGGCTCTCCGCAAGGGGGGCTGCCGGGGCCCGACAAACCCGCGCTCCTGGGCCTGGCCTTCGTCAACCAGTACCGGGTAGTGGAGCTGCCAGTGGCGGCCGTGGGGCCCGGCAGGGACAGCCGTGTGCAGTTCTTGGTGGAGCCCGTCCCTAAGGAGGGGTTCCTGGTGCCACAGGCCGAGTGGGGCAGGGCAGCCCTGCTCTACTCCCTGCCCCAGCTGTGA
- the ENGASE gene encoding cytosolic endo-beta-N-acetylglucosaminidase isoform X1 gives MEAAGPVTRAAARKRAPTIPEEPERRPGQRRPRRRIEEQEEAVFREVVSFTPEPLPARYYDKDTTKPVSFYFSSLEELLAWTPDVEDSFNVALEPSECRQPPLSSQRPRTLLCHDMMGGYLDDKFIQGSAVRSPYCFYHWQCIDIFVYFSHHTVTIPPVGWTNAAHRHGVCVLGTFITEWKDGAQLCEAFLAGDERSYRAVADQLVLIAQFFRFDGWLVNIENSLSPTAVGNVPHFLRYLSAQLHQRVPGGLVLWYDSVVSSGQLKWQDELNQHNRVFFDACDGFFTNYNWREEHLERMRGPAGGRRADVYVGVDVFARSNVVGGQFDTHKSLELIRKHGFSAALFAPGWVYECLEKKDFFQNQDKFWALLERYLPTHSICSLPFVTSFCLGMGTRRVRYGQEEAVGPWYHPSAQEIQPLFAEHRPEGAGRGWVRTSCCLADAWHGGSSLLIRGVIPPEVGPVAVRLFSLHVPVPPKIFLSLVYKLEGPSAVEVALELTTGDAGSCHVGGLWTLDAETSSRHSPRPLRVPPTKLARWVGRCGQQLHGGWVQRCYEVNLRGCLLGDLLVSFARPAGSREEASFVCRLGEIQQVVDADSLLRPLPRVQAVTVSRVCWQPATSEEEEEEGVVPARLRLSCTLHWSYLLSPIRCFRIHCLPGSFGGSPQGGLPGPDKPALLGLAFVNQYRVVELPVAAVGPGRDSRVQFLVEPVPKEGFLVPQAEWGRAALLYSLPQL, from the exons AATTGAGGAGCAAGAAGAAGCCGTCTTTCGTGAAGTGGTCAGTTTTACCCCGGAGCCTTTGCCAG CTAGGTATTATGACAAGGACACCACCAAACCTGTCAGTTTTTACTTCTCTTCACTGGAAGAACTCCTGGCGTGGACGCCTGACGTGGAGGACAGCTTCAACGTGGCCTTGGAGCCCTCCGAGTGCCGGCAGCCCCCCTTGAGCAGCCAGAGGCCCCGGACCCTGCTGTGCCATGACATGATGGGCGGGTATCTCGATGACAA GTTCATTCAGGGCTCGGCGGTGCGTAGCCCCTACTGCTTCTACCACTGGCAGTGCATCGACATCTTCGTGTACTTCAGCCACCACACCGTGACCATCCCCCCCGTGGGTTGGACCAACGCTGCCCATCGGCATGGGGTCTGCGTGCTGG GGACCTTCATCACTGAGTGGAAGGACGGTGCGCAGCTCTGCGAAGCCTTTCTGGCCGGGGACGAGCGCTCGTACCGAGCCGTGGCAGACCAGCTGGTCCTCATTGCCCAGTTCTTCCGCTTCGATGGCTGGCTGGTCAACATCGAGAACTCTCTGAGT cCGACAGCGGTGGGCAACGTGCCCCACTTCCTGCGCTACCTGAGCGCCCAGCTCCATCAGCGGGTGCCTGGGGGCTTGGTGCTGTGGTACGACAGCGTGGTGAGCAGCGGGCAGCTCAAGTGGCAGGATGAACTCAACCAGCACAACCG GGTCTTCTTCGACGCGTGCGACGGCTTCTTCACCAACTACAACTGGCGGGAGGAACACCTGGAGCGCATGCGCGGCCCGGCGGGGGGGCGCCGCGCCGACGTGTACGTGGGCGTGGACGTGTTCGCGCGGAGCAACGTCGTGGGAGGCCAGTTCGACACGCACAAG TCGCTGGAGCTGATCCGGAAGCACGGCTTCTCCGCGGCTCTCTTCGCCCCTGGCTGGGTGTACGAGTGTTTGGAGAAGAAGGATTTCTTCCAGAACCAGGACAA GTTCTGGGCTTTGCTGGAACGCTACCTGCCCACACACAGCATCTGTTCTTTGCCCTTCGTCACCTCTTTCTGCCTGGGCATGGGGACACGGCGAGTGCGCTACGGACAG GAGGAGGCGGTGGGGCCCTGGTACCACCCCAGCGCCCAGGAGATCCAGCCCCTGTTTGCGGAGCACAGGCCGGAAGGGGCCGGCCGGGGCTGGGTGAGGACGAGCTGCTGTCTGGCGGATGCCTGGCATGGGggcagctccctgctcatccGTGGGGTGATTCCACCCGAGGTCGGACCCGTGGCCGTGAG GCTGTTCTCTCTGCACGTGCCCGTGCCTCCCAAAATTTTCCTGTCTTTGGTGTATAAACTAGAAGGGCCCTCGGCTGTCGAGGTGGCATTGGAGCTCACCACGGGGGACGCAGGCAGCTGCCACGTTGGTGGCCTCTGGACGCTGGATG CAGAAACCAGCTCAAGGCACAGCCCCCGGCCCCTCCGGGTGCCCCCCACCAAGCTGGCCAGATGGGTGGGCCGCTGCGGCCAACAGCTCCATGGGGGCTGGGTCCAGCG CTGCTACGAGGTGAACCTGCGGGGCTGCCTCCTGGGAGACCTGCTCGTTAGCTTTGCGCGGCCTGCGGGCAGCCGGGAGGAAGCGAGCTTCGTCTGCAGGCTCGGGGAGATCCAG caggTGGTGGATGCCGACAGCCTGCTCCGCCCGCTGCCCCGGGTGCAGGCCGTCACTGTGTCCCGCGTTTGCTGGCAGCCGGCCACgtccgaggaggaggaggaggagggggtcgTCCCTGCCCGACTGCGACTCAGCTGCACCCTGCACTGGTCCTACCTCCTCTCTCCCATTCGATGCTTCCGGATCCACTGCCTCCCAGGGAGCTTCGGGGGCTCTCCGCAAGGGGGGCTGCCGGGGCCCGACAAACCCGCGCTCCTGGGCCTGGCCTTCGTCAACCAGTACCGGGTAGTGGAGCTGCCAGTGGCGGCCGTGGGGCCCGGCAGGGACAGCCGTGTGCAGTTCTTGGTGGAGCCCGTCCCTAAGGAGGGGTTCCTGGTGCCACAGGCCGAGTGGGGCAGGGCAGCCCTGCTCTACTCCCTGCCCCAGCTGTGA